One part of the Mytilus trossulus isolate FHL-02 chromosome 11, PNRI_Mtr1.1.1.hap1, whole genome shotgun sequence genome encodes these proteins:
- the LOC134690692 gene encoding uncharacterized protein LOC134690692 isoform X2: MNVTITKMTFKLDTQESMFCFINESIGMKVALTACGGGTYNEGDTAKFSSIKENHGINSLDWFKQSGKFTCEVAGMYVFFASMMSSSNDGYFQWFTNSRSQSGVYISHRPPSYESGSGMLAVKLNVGDTVSLKCDRSEIVTWMENAWSYWHSYHIFL, from the exons ATGAATGTGACAATAACTAAAATGACCTTCAAATTGGACACTCAGGAGTCCATGTTCtgttttatcaatgaaagtATAGGTATGAAAG TTGCCTTGACAGCATGTGGAGGTGGAACTTACAACGAAGGGGACACTGCAAAGTTCAGCAGTATCAAAGAAAACCATGGGATAAACAGTCTTGATTGGTTTAAACAATCTGGGAAATTTACCTGTGAGGTGGCAGGAATGTATGTTTTCTTTGCTAGTATGATGTCTAGTTCAAACGATGGATATTTCCAATGGTTCACAAATTCACGGTCACAAAgtggtgtttatatttcacatagACCACCTTCATATGAATCCGGATCAGGCATGTTAGCAGTTAAACTAAATGTAGGCGACACCGTTTCTTTAAAATGTGATAGATCAG aaattgtgacttggatggagaatgcATGGTcatattggcactcataccatatcttcttataa
- the LOC134690692 gene encoding uncharacterized protein LOC134690692 isoform X1 — MCNMPLTVLFLFLISLPVYPFSIETRPSNQTLGNYITDAHYNVLLDLFNLERQARLNLEKYVIRLNEKFSKMEKVSEHTQSKLINIEKSQIKQEWKEEVTLLKNQTDAISETCGQLFIDYEILKKDFTFIKQQAQKLQNEVVDLKYLKSVAQLQTVDTLNNVTKRLEKEIQHTNDNFEVLVSEANKAHKKDFTSLVNNAAQMRQETLVIETRLCKRFSELHNSTISSLDNQNADLNLRMQNLSTLLEGIENKVESRSDLNFANQSKRVALTACGGGTYNEGDTAKFSSIKENHGINSLDWFKQSGKFTCEVAGMYVFFASMMSSSNDGYFQWFTNSRSQSGVYISHRPPSYESGSGMLAVKLNVGDTVSLKCDRSEIVTWMENAWSYWHSYHIFL; from the exons ATGTGTAACATGCCTCTGACAGTATTGTTcctttttcttatttctttgcCGGTTTACCCTTTTTCTATTGAGACAAGACCATCAAACCAAACACTTGGGAATTACATAACGGACGCTCATTATAATGTCTTACTGGATCTCTTTAATTTAGAAAGACAGGCACGGTTAAATCTAGAAAAATACGTTATTCGGTTAAATGAGAAGTTTTCGAAAATGGAAAAAGTTTCCGAACATACACAATCGAAACTTATCAACATTGAGAAATCCCAAATTAAACAAGAATGGAAAGAGGAGGTCACTTTACTCAAAAATCAAACGGATGCCATCAGTGAAACTTGTGGACAACTGTTTATTGATTATGAAATTCTCAAAAAggattttacttttatcaaacAACAGGCACAGAAACTTCAGAATGAAGTCGTTGATTTGAAATACCTTAAGTCGGTTGCACAACTGCAAACTGTTGACACACTAAATAATGTGACAAAACGATTGGAAAAGGAAATTCAACACACCAATGATAATTTTGAAGTACTTGTATCTGAGGCAAATAAAGCACACAAAAAGGATTTCACTTCTTTGGTAAACAATGCTGCCCAAATGAGACAGGAAACGCTGGTTATTGAAACTAGACTGTGTAAGCGATTCAGTGAGTTACATAATTCAACCATCTCGTCATTGGATAATCAAAATGCAGATTTGAATCTCAGGATGCAGAATTTGAGTACATTGTTGGAAGGAATAGAAAACAAAGTTGAAAGTAGATCGGACTTAAACTTTGCAAACCAAAGCAAAAGAG TTGCCTTGACAGCATGTGGAGGTGGAACTTACAACGAAGGGGACACTGCAAAGTTCAGCAGTATCAAAGAAAACCATGGGATAAACAGTCTTGATTGGTTTAAACAATCTGGGAAATTTACCTGTGAGGTGGCAGGAATGTATGTTTTCTTTGCTAGTATGATGTCTAGTTCAAACGATGGATATTTCCAATGGTTCACAAATTCACGGTCACAAAgtggtgtttatatttcacatagACCACCTTCATATGAATCCGGATCAGGCATGTTAGCAGTTAAACTAAATGTAGGCGACACCGTTTCTTTAAAATGTGATAGATCAG aaattgtgacttggatggagaatgcATGGTcatattggcactcataccatatcttcttataa